A genomic stretch from Myxocyprinus asiaticus isolate MX2 ecotype Aquarium Trade chromosome 24, UBuf_Myxa_2, whole genome shotgun sequence includes:
- the LOC127414683 gene encoding uncharacterized protein LOC127414683, giving the protein QFLRSPVDWNLLIIAQLPPGSQSSSCSSCRILCLEECRHSTCTPCGHLFCWECITE; this is encoded by the exons caattcttaagatctccagttgattggaacttgttaattattgcc cagct tCCTCCAGGCAGTCAGTCATCATCTTGTTCTTCATGCCGTATCTTGTGTTTGGAGGAGTGCAGACACTCTACCTGCACTCCCTGTGGTCATCTCTTCTGCTGGGAGTGCATTACTGAGTGA